A single region of the Methanobacterium sp. Maddingley MBC34 genome encodes:
- a CDS encoding K+ transport system, NAD-binding component (PFAM: TrkA-N domain; TrkA-C domain) yields MYVVIMGGGRVGLTLANYLVASGNDVALIESDSGLCGNAAVELDALVICGSGTDVKTLEEASIADADVFVAATGHDEANLLSCILVKEYNVPKIIARVSNPDHEEAFKKVGIHDVISPELTAAGYLEKLINRPKIADLIVVGKGNAELLDISIENSRIVGKRVGDLSPTDDYIIAAIHQNGEMYIPRDDWVLEKNEKVSVLVKSRSVKKVTSIFV; encoded by the coding sequence ATGTATGTAGTTATAATGGGCGGCGGAAGGGTTGGTTTAACCCTGGCTAATTACTTGGTGGCATCTGGAAATGATGTAGCTCTCATTGAGAGTGATAGTGGATTATGTGGAAATGCAGCGGTAGAATTAGATGCGCTTGTGATTTGCGGAAGCGGGACCGATGTAAAAACACTTGAAGAGGCTAGTATTGCTGATGCTGATGTTTTTGTTGCTGCTACCGGTCATGATGAGGCTAACCTGCTCTCCTGCATACTGGTAAAGGAGTATAACGTTCCCAAGATCATTGCCAGGGTAAGTAATCCCGATCATGAAGAGGCATTTAAAAAGGTGGGCATACATGATGTTATTAGCCCGGAACTCACCGCTGCAGGGTACCTGGAAAAACTGATTAACCGCCCAAAAATTGCGGATCTAATTGTGGTTGGTAAGGGAAATGCAGAGCTTCTAGACATAAGCATCGAGAATTCCAGAATTGTAGGGAAAAGAGTGGGTGATCTGAGCCCTACTGATGATTATATCATCGCAGCCATCCATCAAAATGGTGAGATGTACATCCCTCGAGATGATTGGGTTCTTGAAAAAAATGAAAAAGTATCAGTACTGGTGAAGAGCAGGTCCGTGAAGAAAGTAACTTCTATTTTTGTTTAA
- a CDS encoding adenosylcobyric acid synthase (glutamine-hydrolysing) (PFAM: CobQ/CobB/MinD/ParA nucleotide binding domain; CobB/CobQ-like glutamine amidotransferase domain~TIGRFAM: cobyric acid synthase CobQ) has translation MLRSDKKMLYSPHKTKFIMVQGTASNAGKSVVVAALCRMFSQRGYRVTPFKSQNMSLNSFTTQENREIAMAQVLQAEAAGVEPHHHMNPVLLKPKEDFTSQVIVHGKPVGDMNFYHYQHNFRDQALQAIKESLDALSNDYDIIVMEGAGSPAEINMLDVDLANMQIARLADADVILVADIDKGGVFASIAGTFQLLPSEDRQRIKGIIINKFRGNLDILMPGIRQIEEIVGVPVLGVLPYDPGLKLPEEDSASLSERKYRSSGKITVGVMRLPRISNFTDIDPLEYEPEVGVKLIEIGEEIGNVDAMIIPGTRNSISDMVALDKAGLADEIKTLASEIPVFGICGGYQMLGSKIIDKSLKESNIGSIEGMGILDVKTSFGEVEKIISQSQGTLVGNEMFKNSQGEILKGYELHEGVSILGKSKPLLKVIQGCGNYPQSGFDGAQEGLTAGTYFHGIFHNFRFRRSFTDYLREVKGLEPIGYQEDHFQELKKFSIQRLSDLVEDNLDMDLLQKVLSYEI, from the coding sequence ATGCTAAGAAGTGATAAAAAAATGCTTTATTCTCCTCATAAAACTAAATTTATAATGGTTCAGGGAACTGCTTCAAATGCAGGGAAAAGTGTGGTGGTAGCTGCACTCTGTCGGATGTTCTCCCAGAGGGGATACCGTGTTACTCCCTTCAAATCTCAAAACATGTCCCTGAATTCATTTACCACCCAAGAAAACAGGGAAATAGCAATGGCACAGGTACTGCAGGCTGAAGCTGCAGGAGTAGAACCCCACCACCATATGAATCCAGTTTTACTCAAACCCAAGGAGGATTTCACATCCCAGGTGATTGTTCATGGTAAACCAGTTGGAGACATGAACTTCTACCACTACCAGCATAACTTCCGTGATCAGGCCCTTCAGGCTATAAAGGAGTCTTTGGATGCTCTTTCAAATGATTATGATATAATCGTTATGGAAGGGGCTGGTTCCCCTGCAGAGATAAACATGTTGGATGTGGATCTGGCCAACATGCAGATCGCCCGCCTGGCTGATGCTGACGTGATTTTAGTAGCAGATATTGATAAGGGAGGAGTTTTCGCATCCATAGCCGGAACATTCCAGTTGTTACCCTCTGAAGACCGTCAGAGGATCAAAGGAATTATTATAAACAAATTCAGAGGTAACCTTGACATTTTAATGCCGGGAATAAGGCAGATCGAAGAGATCGTGGGTGTCCCGGTGCTGGGAGTGTTACCATACGACCCTGGGCTTAAGCTTCCTGAAGAAGATTCTGCATCTTTATCTGAACGTAAATATCGCAGCAGTGGGAAAATTACAGTGGGAGTGATGAGACTGCCCCGTATTTCCAATTTCACTGACATCGATCCATTGGAATACGAGCCAGAAGTGGGAGTGAAGCTGATTGAAATTGGGGAAGAAATAGGTAACGTGGATGCCATGATTATTCCAGGAACACGTAACAGTATCAGTGACATGGTGGCCCTGGATAAAGCCGGTCTTGCAGATGAGATCAAAACCCTGGCCAGTGAAATACCTGTCTTTGGTATCTGCGGAGGATACCAGATGTTAGGCTCAAAAATTATTGATAAATCCCTTAAAGAATCCAATATTGGCAGTATTGAGGGTATGGGAATTCTAGATGTTAAAACCAGCTTTGGAGAAGTTGAAAAGATAATCAGTCAGAGTCAGGGTACTTTGGTAGGTAATGAAATGTTCAAAAACTCCCAAGGAGAGATTCTAAAGGGATATGAACTCCATGAAGGGGTTTCCATCTTGGGAAAATCCAAACCTCTTCTTAAGGTCATACAGGGTTGTGGTAATTATCCTCAATCTGGTTTTGACGGGGCTCAGGAGGGTTTGACTGCTGGAACGTATTTCCATGGAATTTTCCACAATTTCCGTTTCCGCAGATCATTCACTGACTACCTGAGGGAAGTTAAAGGCCTTGAACCCATAGGTTATCAGGAGGATCATTTCCAGGAGTTGAAAAAATTCTCAATCCAGCGGTTATCCGACCTGGTTGAAGATAACTTAGATATGGATTTACTTCAGAAAGTATTAAGTTATGAGATTTAA